In uncultured Draconibacterium sp., one genomic interval encodes:
- a CDS encoding Fe-S cluster domain-containing protein, whose protein sequence is MSITVVYTIVTLGVIGASAAVILYFVAQKFKVIEDPRIDDVDEALPGANCGGCGYAGCRAFAEACVKASTLGDLNCPVGGNETMNNVASILGLEAVKKDPRVAYIRCNGTCDHRPKTSSFDGATTCAIASSVYSGESDCQFGCLGYGDCYDACDFDAIVMHPETGIPQIIDDKCVACGACVDACPKDLIELRKKMPKNRKVVVSCRNQDKGGVARKACSVACIGCSKCFKECPFDAITMENNLAYIDSDKCKLCRKCVAVCPTGAIIEENFPPRKVKPEEKKECEPAK, encoded by the coding sequence ATGAGTATCACGGTTGTATATACAATTGTCACGCTAGGAGTTATCGGCGCATCAGCAGCGGTAATCCTATATTTTGTGGCACAGAAATTCAAAGTAATTGAAGATCCGCGAATCGACGATGTTGATGAAGCATTGCCGGGAGCTAACTGCGGAGGGTGTGGATATGCTGGCTGTAGAGCTTTTGCCGAAGCCTGTGTAAAAGCGAGTACATTGGGCGATTTAAACTGCCCGGTTGGCGGAAACGAAACCATGAACAATGTGGCTTCTATCCTGGGGCTTGAAGCCGTTAAAAAAGATCCGCGTGTGGCTTACATTCGTTGTAACGGCACCTGCGATCATCGTCCGAAGACCAGTAGTTTCGATGGGGCAACTACCTGCGCCATTGCATCATCGGTTTACAGTGGCGAATCCGATTGCCAGTTTGGATGCCTGGGTTATGGCGACTGTTACGATGCCTGCGATTTTGATGCTATTGTAATGCATCCCGAAACCGGAATTCCACAAATTATCGACGATAAATGTGTGGCCTGCGGAGCCTGCGTTGATGCTTGCCCGAAAGACTTGATTGAGTTGCGCAAAAAGATGCCGAAAAACCGGAAGGTGGTGGTATCGTGCCGCAACCAGGATAAAGGTGGCGTAGCACGTAAAGCTTGTAGCGTTGCGTGTATCGGTTGTAGCAAGTGTTTCAAAGAATGTCCGTTTGACGCCATTACCATGGAAAACAACCTGGCATACATTGATTCCGACAAGTGTAAACTGTGCCGCAAATGTGTGGCCGTTTGCCCAACAGGTGCTATCATCGAAGAGAACTTTCCTCCACGGAAAGTTAAGCCAGAAGAAAAAAAAGAGTGTGAACCAGCAAAATAA
- the rsxC gene encoding electron transport complex subunit RsxC: MLKTFKIGGVHPPENKLSKDKKIEVLPLPKTVFIPVAQHIGAPATPVVKKGDEVKVGQVIAQSSSFVSTNIHSSVSGKVTKVDFSADSSGYPKQGIFIAVEGDEWVEGIDRSEDLVKEITVDGPEIVKKIQEAGIVGLGGATFPTHVKLVPPKGMKAEVLLINGVECEPYLTSDHRLMLEKADEIMVGIQLLMKAMGVDKAVIGIENNKPDAIKLLNEKCSAYNGVSVQSLKVQYPQGGEKQLINAVTGKEVPSGALPIAVGAVVSNVGTAFAVYEAIQKNKPLFERVVTVTGKGVEKPSNFMVRVGTATSELIEAAGGLPENTGKIISGGPMMGRAIASLDVPVTKGTSGLLLMKEEESQREEIQACIRCSRCTSVCPMGLEPYLLMTLGEKQIFDRAENERIMDCIECGSCSYTCPSSRPLLDYIRFGKGKVGAMIRSRKK, translated from the coding sequence ATGTTAAAAACGTTCAAAATTGGCGGAGTACATCCTCCCGAAAATAAATTATCGAAAGATAAAAAGATTGAGGTCCTGCCACTTCCAAAAACAGTGTTTATTCCGGTAGCTCAGCACATTGGTGCGCCCGCTACTCCGGTAGTAAAAAAAGGCGACGAGGTGAAAGTAGGACAGGTAATTGCACAAAGCAGCAGTTTTGTTTCTACAAATATCCATTCATCGGTATCAGGAAAAGTTACCAAGGTTGACTTCTCAGCCGACAGTTCGGGTTATCCCAAACAAGGTATTTTTATCGCTGTTGAAGGTGATGAATGGGTAGAAGGTATTGACCGCTCGGAAGATTTGGTAAAAGAAATTACCGTTGACGGACCTGAAATCGTGAAAAAGATTCAGGAAGCCGGAATCGTAGGTTTGGGTGGTGCAACCTTCCCTACCCACGTAAAACTGGTACCGCCAAAAGGAATGAAAGCCGAAGTGCTGTTGATTAACGGTGTGGAATGCGAACCTTACCTCACATCTGACCATCGTTTGATGCTGGAGAAAGCCGACGAAATTATGGTAGGAATCCAGTTGCTGATGAAAGCAATGGGCGTTGACAAAGCGGTTATCGGTATTGAAAACAACAAGCCCGATGCAATTAAACTGCTGAATGAAAAATGTTCGGCCTATAACGGAGTGAGCGTTCAGTCCCTTAAAGTTCAATATCCTCAGGGAGGTGAAAAACAACTCATCAATGCCGTAACGGGAAAAGAAGTTCCTTCGGGAGCTCTGCCTATTGCAGTTGGTGCAGTGGTAAGTAATGTAGGTACTGCTTTTGCCGTATACGAAGCCATTCAGAAAAATAAACCATTGTTTGAACGCGTAGTTACCGTAACCGGAAAAGGTGTTGAAAAACCATCGAACTTTATGGTGCGCGTTGGAACTGCTACATCTGAATTAATTGAAGCTGCCGGCGGTCTTCCTGAAAATACAGGAAAAATTATTAGTGGTGGCCCGATGATGGGACGCGCCATTGCATCGCTCGATGTTCCGGTAACAAAAGGTACTTCAGGACTTCTTTTGATGAAAGAAGAAGAAAGTCAACGCGAAGAAATACAAGCCTGTATTCGCTGCTCGCGTTGTACGTCGGTTTGCCCGATGGGACTGGAACCTTACCTGCTGATGACTTTAGGTGAAAAACAAATTTTCGATCGTGCAGAAAACGAACGCATAATGGATTGTATTGAATGTGGCTCATGCAGTTACACCTGTCCGTCAAGCCGTCCGCTGCTCGATTACATCCGTTTTGGAAAAGGAAAAGTTGGAGCGATGATTCGTTCACGTAAAAAATAA